The DNA region CTGCGCCCGTGACGCGTACCGTGGTGGCTACGGTGATCGCTTTGCTCGTGAATGTAGGAAGCGTCGTCACACGAGGGCAGGAGGTGACGCTGCGCGCGCGGGTAGACGTCGTCACCATCGACGCGTTCGTGCACCACGAGGGGCGCCCGATCATGGGGCTGACCGCTGCCGACTTCCTCGTGCGCGACAACGGGGTGGAGCAGGAGGTGCGGGCGCTCGGGACGACCGACAGCGCGCACGTCATCGTGGCGCTCGACCTGAGCGGCAGCGTGGCCGGTGACGTCCGGTCGCGCCTCGAGGGGGCAGTCCGCGGCCTGCTGGACCGGCTCACGGCGGGCGACCGCGTGTCGCTCCTCACGTTCGCGGACCGGGTGCGCGTCCATCACGTCTCCGACGTCCCGACCATGGTGCGCCTCGATGATCTCGCGCGCGTCCCGGCCTTGGGAGCGACGACGCTGCTCGACGCCCTGCTCGTGGGCAGCCAATTGGCGCGAGCGGATACGCGCCCCGCCCTCCTCCTGGTCTTCACCGATGGCGCCGACACGGCGAGTTGGACGACGGCCGGGCGGGTGCTCGAGGCGCTGCGCCAGGCGTCGGTCACGGTCGTGCCCGTCGCCGCGGGCCTGCCGTCAGCGGCACCGAGCCCACGCGATGCGACGTACTTCCGCACGCGGTCCTGGTTGGCTGCCTCGCCTGGAGACCTGGTGCGGTTGATGGACAGGCTGGCCGAAGCGACTGGCGGCGAAGTCGTGCGCCTCGAGCGCAACGCGGCACTCGCCGACGCGTTCGGCCGCATCCTCGACCGGTATCGTCAGCGCTACCTGCTGTCGTTCACGCCGCGGGCGGACAATCCGCGAGGCTGGCACCGGCTGGACGTGCGCCTGCGCCAGCGCGCTGGAACCGTGGTCGCGCGTCCGGGCTATGTCGCGCCTTGAACGTGCCTTGCTGACCTGCGCATCACAGGGTCACAGGCGCTTCAGCAGCGCCAGGTCGCCGGCGATGAGCGCTTCCTTCTTGACCCGCGTCCAGCGCTTCAGTTGCCGTTCACGTGCCCGCGCTCGAAGCCTGTCGGTGTGCTGTTCGGCATACACGAGCGTGACCGGAAGGCGCTGACTCGTGAAGCCTGAGGCCTCGCCGGCCCGGTGGGTAAGGACCCGCGCGACCACATCGCTCGTCTCGCCGACGTAGAGCGAGTCGTCAGCACACCGCAGGATGTAGACGTAGTGCACGGTTGGACGACGATGGCACCGTCGTCGGGCAGAGGGGAAGCCCTTCGACTCGTGGCCAGTTCGCCTGCGGCTCACTGTCCACTCGCTCAGGGCATTCGACCCGCGGTGGCTCGCCATGAGCGAGCCTGCCCTTCGACTCGGACGCAGGGCGTCCTCGCTCAGGGCGTCGCCGGCTCGCCGGAGGCGAGACGGTGGGCGAGTCGAATGGAACTGGATTCGGGTGCTAAGGGCCCTTCGACTCACGCCCGGTTCGCCTGCGGCTCACCGTGCGTTCGCTCAGGGCATTCGACCCGCGGTGGCTCGCCATGAGCGAGCCTGCCGGCTCGCCGGAGGCGAGACGGTGGGCGAGTCGAATGGTGGAGGCGGCGGGAGTCGAACCGGTTGACTCTCAGCCGTGCAAGTCATTGCAGGCGCGCAGCTTCTGGTGCTAACCCCTGCGTAGGCAGCATTTGGGTCAGTTCTCCCCAGTACACTCCCATTCTCCCCAGTACTCCTGAATCCTCCCCGGTCGTGGAGGAATAGGGGAGGCCGCGGGAGCCGGTTCCCGCCGCCAGCGACACCGTCCGGGCCGTGCGGGGCAGTCCTAGGTCACCTGCTCAGGCTCGGCCAATCGGATCGGCACCTCGGTCCCGTCCGGGAAGCGCGCGGCGAGTACGAGTTCGCCGTCCATCGCTTCGATGAACTTCTTGAGCGTGCCGATGTACAGCTCACTGCGGCGTTCCATCTTCGATACTTCCGCCTGAGTCACGCCCAGGAGCTCGGCCATAGCTTCCTGCGTCAGCCCCTTGGCCTTGCGCAGCTGCGACAGGTGGAGCTGGTCGCTGAGGCTCCGCGCCTCCGACTCGATGCGCGCCCGAGTGGCCGGGGTGACGCGGGTCTTGATGTCCGTCCAGGACTGTCGCTTCATAGCAGGCCTTCCTTCGCCAGGGCCGCGAGGTATTCGTCGTACAGGTCGTCGGCCACCGGCACGTGCTGCTCGTACCAGCGGTCCTGCCCGGTCTTGTCGCCGCCGAGCAACAGGATCGCCGCGCGGCGCGGGTCGAAGGCGTAGAGCACCCGGTACGGCCGCCCCGCGTGCTGGATGCGCAACTCGCGCATGTGCCGATGGCGTGAGCCGTGGATGCCCGACGAGTAGGGGAAGGGCAGCGACGGACCGTGTTCGACCAGCAACTCGACCACACGACCCACATCGACCTGTTCGTCCTCGGACAACCGCACGAACCAATCCGCGAACGTGTCGGTGCCCTCGACCTCCCAGGCCATGCTGCAGTATGCCTTGAGAGGAATAGTTGTTCAAGGGAATGTTGCCGCCGGCTCGCGCTTGCTGCGGTCTCTCGCATCCCAGGGTCCGCACAGCCGTCATGGAGATGCCATCGGTTCGCGCGCAGCAACGCTACGACCACCGCCTCCGGCACCTGTCCAGCGCGGCGAGACGACAGGCTTGATGCTGAGCCAAGGCCTGCGCTGGGCCCCTCCTGACGCAGCAGCCCTCGTGGTACCCTGCGGCGCGTCAGCCCTCCCTGGCAGGTGAACACGTC from Luteitalea sp. TBR-22 includes:
- a CDS encoding type II toxin-antitoxin system RelE/ParE family toxin, whose protein sequence is MAWEVEGTDTFADWFVRLSEDEQVDVGRVVELLVEHGPSLPFPYSSGIHGSRHRHMRELRIQHAGRPYRVLYAFDPRRAAILLLGGDKTGQDRWYEQHVPVADDLYDEYLAALAKEGLL
- a CDS encoding GIY-YIG nuclease family protein, which gives rise to MHYVYILRCADDSLYVGETSDVVARVLTHRAGEASGFTSQRLPVTLVYAEQHTDRLRARARERQLKRWTRVKKEALIAGDLALLKRL
- a CDS encoding VWA domain-containing protein, whose protein sequence is MTRTVVATVIALLVNVGSVVTRGQEVTLRARVDVVTIDAFVHHEGRPIMGLTAADFLVRDNGVEQEVRALGTTDSAHVIVALDLSGSVAGDVRSRLEGAVRGLLDRLTAGDRVSLLTFADRVRVHHVSDVPTMVRLDDLARVPALGATTLLDALLVGSQLARADTRPALLLVFTDGADTASWTTAGRVLEALRQASVTVVPVAAGLPSAAPSPRDATYFRTRSWLAASPGDLVRLMDRLAEATGGEVVRLERNAALADAFGRILDRYRQRYLLSFTPRADNPRGWHRLDVRLRQRAGTVVARPGYVAP
- a CDS encoding helix-turn-helix domain-containing protein, encoding MKRQSWTDIKTRVTPATRARIESEARSLSDQLHLSQLRKAKGLTQEAMAELLGVTQAEVSKMERRSELYIGTLKKFIEAMDGELVLAARFPDGTEVPIRLAEPEQVT